From Cotesia glomerata isolate CgM1 linkage group LG2, MPM_Cglom_v2.3, whole genome shotgun sequence, a single genomic window includes:
- the LOC123258878 gene encoding uncharacterized protein LOC123258878, with protein sequence MKLSQQSSLNSFCSSISNSSELKRTCSDFEDTMPAPKKNKIDFLTSELVLALERTKTSNRNAMYIISAVIQSLGLEIDKYNLSYSTIRNARISKREEIVDTIKEEEIFDDSLVVDGKMLSAGNGQPKAERLSIHVTGINTDKNFKTPILSDGTGESQASAIFETLIEWDLCDNVKAMCFDTTSSNTGCFNDACALLEDKIGRDLLYLACRHHTSELMLRNVAEVAWLVTNSPNVPIFKRLRDNWEKIDKSAYEIGTEEKDISLILNQRKDDILDFIENQLKNHHPRNDYKEFLELSCIFLGGIKSHRAEFKAPGAFHHARWLSKALYCLKI encoded by the exons ATGAAATTATCCCAACAGTCGTCCTTAAATAGTTTCTGTAGTTCCATATCAAATTCCAGTGAATTGAAGCGAACTTGTTCAGACTTTGAAGATACAATGCCAGCgcctaagaaaaataaaattgattttctgaCTTCGGAATTAGTATTAGCACTAGAGAGAACTAAAACTAGTAACAGAAATGCGATGTACATCATTTCTGCTGTTATTCAAAGTTTAGGACTTgagattgataaatataatttaagttaCTCCACTATTCGCAATGCGCGTATTTcaaaaagagaagaaattGTCGATACGAtcaaagaagaagaaatttttgatgactCTCTCGTAGTGGATGGAAAGATGCTTTCTGCGGGAAATGGTCAACCAAAAGCAGAACGATTATCAATACACGTCACCGGAATaaatactgataaaaattttaaaactccgATTCTCTCTGATGGCACAGGTGAAAGCCAAGCTTCAGCCATTTTTGAAACGCTGATAGAGTGGGATCTTTGCGATAATGTTAAAGCAATGTGCTTTGATACAACTAGTTCAAATACCG GTTGTTTTAATGACGCATGTGCATTATTAGAAGATAAAATTGGCCGTGACTTATTATATCTTGCTTGTCGCCATCATACTTCTGAATTGATGTTACGAAATGTTGCAGAAGTTGCTTGGCTAGTGACGAATAGTCCAAATGTACCAATTTTCAAAAGACTCAGAGATAATtgggaaaaaattgataaatctgCGTATGAAATCGGCACAGAggaaaaagatatttcacttattttaaatcaaagaaaagacGATATTCTTGACTTTATAGAAAATCAACTGaag aatCATCATCCGAGAAATGATTACAAGGAGTTTTTGGAGCTGAGCTGTATCTTTTTGGGTGGTATCAAAAGTCATAGAGCCGAATTTAAAGCACCTGGTGCTTTTCATCACGCACGGTGGTTATCAAAAGCTCTCTATtgcttgaaaatataa